A stretch of the Leguminivora glycinivorella isolate SPB_JAAS2020 chromosome 2, LegGlyc_1.1, whole genome shotgun sequence genome encodes the following:
- the LOC125242362 gene encoding mediator of RNA polymerase II transcription subunit 4 isoform X1 encodes MSSHLSTKDRLLSLIDDIELIAKEIIEVSIAPKSQKLSAADHAQLTDLLLAKDVELKKTLDLADEQAKIQQKMNELKAEVDNKDQDIYHLQRQLKDAEQILATSLYQARQKLASIVKSRKRPVPSEELIKFAHRISASNAVSAPLSWQPGDPRRPYPTDLEMRLGMLGRLCDLPLNGHTPSTLNDLHRITTGGVPATASNQFTWHPSGELHMSVGGGNSVAIEARGKDAPAQEDVEVMSTDSSSSSSSDSQ; translated from the exons ATGTCTTCTCATCTCAGTACTAAGGACAGATTGCTTTCCTTAATCGACGATATTGAACTAATTGCAAA agAAATTATCGAAGTATCCATAGCACCCAAGTCCCAGAAACTTTCGGCAGCCGATCACGCACAGCTAACAGACTTACTTCTAGCCAAAGATGTTGAACTCAAAAAAACATTGGATTTAGCTGATGAACAAGCTAAAATTCAGCAGAAGATGAATGAACTTAAAGCTGAAGTAGATAACAAG GATCAAGATATTTACCATTTGCAAAGACAGCTGAAAGATGCAGAGCAGATACTAGCTACCTCTTTATATCAAGCAAGACAAAAACTAGCATCTATAGTTAAGTCTAGAAAACGACCGGTGCCATCTGAGGAACTGATCAAATTTGCCCACAG GATAAGTGCTTCAAATGCAGTTAGTGCACCTCTGTCCTGGCAGCCTGGAGACCCACGCCGGCCGTACCCCACAGACCTTGAGATGAGGCTGGGAATGCTTGGGCGCCTCTGCGACCTGCCACTCAATGGACACACACCATCAACACTGAATGATTTACATCGAATTACAACGGGAGGAG TTCCAGCGACTGCAAGCAACCAGTTCACGTGGCACCCGTCGGGCGAGCTGCACATGTCGGTGGGCGGCGGCAACTCCGTGGCCATCGAGGCGCGCGGCAAGGACGCGCCCGCGCAGGAGGACGTCGAGGTCATGTCCACGGACTCCAGCTCCAGCTCCAGTAGTGACTCGCAATGA
- the LOC125242363 gene encoding putative inner dynein arm light chain, axonemal, which translates to MGERASASAEDTLIRYDNPVLVTKKQEATPAGVTAAAAQPCIPTEAKRETEEILNAILPPKEWEEEGQIWTQKISSTPATRLDVINLQEMLDTRLQQRQARETGICPVRRQLYTQCFDELIRQVTINCGERGLLLLRVRDEARITMEAYQTLYCSSIAFGMRKALQSEQGKSDLMEQVAKLEAERSALEKTCAELKQKTEQLERRAAELRAAEEKRHQEELLALKKTNAQLKAQLEGIIAPKK; encoded by the exons ATGGGTGAGAGGGCTTCTGCATCTGCGGAAGACACGCTAATACGATATGACAATCCCGTGCTGGTTACCAAAAAGCAGGAGGCCACG CCAGCTGGTGTGACTGCTGCAGCTGCGCAGCCATGCATTCCCACAGAGGCTAAAAGAGAAACTGAAGAAATACTGAACGCCATCTTGCCACCGAAAGAATGGGAAGAGGAGGGCCAAATCTGGACTCAAAAG ATTTCTTCGACACCAGCGACGCGACTAGACGTGATCAACCTGCAAGAGATGTTGGATACGCGTTTGCAGCAAAGACAGGCACGAGAAACCGGTATATGTCCAGTCCGTCGGCAACTTTATACGCAGTGCTTTGATGAACTTATACGACAG GTAACGATAAACTGCGGTGAAAGGGGTCTCCTGCTTCTGAGAGTTCGCGATGAAGCGAGAATCACGATGGAAGCGTATCAGACGTTGTACTGTAGCTCAATCGCTTTCGGTATGAGAAAAGCTCTACAG TCAGAGCAAGGCAAATCCGATCTAATGGAACAAGTGGCGAAACTAGAAGCGGAGCGTTCGGCCCTCGAGAAGACTTGTGCAGAGTTGAAGCAGAAGACGGAACAGCTCGAGCGCCGAGCGGCTGAGCTGCGTGCTGCCGAGGAGAAGAGACACCAGGAGGAACTCCTGGCTTTGAAGAAGACCAATGCGCAGCTCAAG
- the LOC125242362 gene encoding mediator of RNA polymerase II transcription subunit 4 isoform X2, with product MSSHLSTKDRLLSLIDDIELIAKEIIEVSIAPKSQKLSAADHAQLTDLLLAKDVELKKTLDLADEQAKIQQKMNELKAEVDNKDQDIYHLQRQLKDAEQILATSLYQARQKLASIVKSRKRPVPSEELIKFAHRISASNAVSAPLSWQPGDPRRPYPTDLEMRLGMLGRLCDLPLNGHTPSTLNDLHRITTGGATASNQFTWHPSGELHMSVGGGNSVAIEARGKDAPAQEDVEVMSTDSSSSSSSDSQ from the exons ATGTCTTCTCATCTCAGTACTAAGGACAGATTGCTTTCCTTAATCGACGATATTGAACTAATTGCAAA agAAATTATCGAAGTATCCATAGCACCCAAGTCCCAGAAACTTTCGGCAGCCGATCACGCACAGCTAACAGACTTACTTCTAGCCAAAGATGTTGAACTCAAAAAAACATTGGATTTAGCTGATGAACAAGCTAAAATTCAGCAGAAGATGAATGAACTTAAAGCTGAAGTAGATAACAAG GATCAAGATATTTACCATTTGCAAAGACAGCTGAAAGATGCAGAGCAGATACTAGCTACCTCTTTATATCAAGCAAGACAAAAACTAGCATCTATAGTTAAGTCTAGAAAACGACCGGTGCCATCTGAGGAACTGATCAAATTTGCCCACAG GATAAGTGCTTCAAATGCAGTTAGTGCACCTCTGTCCTGGCAGCCTGGAGACCCACGCCGGCCGTACCCCACAGACCTTGAGATGAGGCTGGGAATGCTTGGGCGCCTCTGCGACCTGCCACTCAATGGACACACACCATCAACACTGAATGATTTACATCGAATTACAACGGGAGGAG CGACTGCAAGCAACCAGTTCACGTGGCACCCGTCGGGCGAGCTGCACATGTCGGTGGGCGGCGGCAACTCCGTGGCCATCGAGGCGCGCGGCAAGGACGCGCCCGCGCAGGAGGACGTCGAGGTCATGTCCACGGACTCCAGCTCCAGCTCCAGTAGTGACTCGCAATGA
- the LOC125242362 gene encoding mediator of RNA polymerase II transcription subunit 4 isoform X3, which produces MQREIIEVSIAPKSQKLSAADHAQLTDLLLAKDVELKKTLDLADEQAKIQQKMNELKAEVDNKDQDIYHLQRQLKDAEQILATSLYQARQKLASIVKSRKRPVPSEELIKFAHRISASNAVSAPLSWQPGDPRRPYPTDLEMRLGMLGRLCDLPLNGHTPSTLNDLHRITTGGVPATASNQFTWHPSGELHMSVGGGNSVAIEARGKDAPAQEDVEVMSTDSSSSSSSDSQ; this is translated from the exons ATGCAAAG agAAATTATCGAAGTATCCATAGCACCCAAGTCCCAGAAACTTTCGGCAGCCGATCACGCACAGCTAACAGACTTACTTCTAGCCAAAGATGTTGAACTCAAAAAAACATTGGATTTAGCTGATGAACAAGCTAAAATTCAGCAGAAGATGAATGAACTTAAAGCTGAAGTAGATAACAAG GATCAAGATATTTACCATTTGCAAAGACAGCTGAAAGATGCAGAGCAGATACTAGCTACCTCTTTATATCAAGCAAGACAAAAACTAGCATCTATAGTTAAGTCTAGAAAACGACCGGTGCCATCTGAGGAACTGATCAAATTTGCCCACAG GATAAGTGCTTCAAATGCAGTTAGTGCACCTCTGTCCTGGCAGCCTGGAGACCCACGCCGGCCGTACCCCACAGACCTTGAGATGAGGCTGGGAATGCTTGGGCGCCTCTGCGACCTGCCACTCAATGGACACACACCATCAACACTGAATGATTTACATCGAATTACAACGGGAGGAG TTCCAGCGACTGCAAGCAACCAGTTCACGTGGCACCCGTCGGGCGAGCTGCACATGTCGGTGGGCGGCGGCAACTCCGTGGCCATCGAGGCGCGCGGCAAGGACGCGCCCGCGCAGGAGGACGTCGAGGTCATGTCCACGGACTCCAGCTCCAGCTCCAGTAGTGACTCGCAATGA